Genomic segment of Acidimicrobiales bacterium:
CGGATTTGATGAGATCGTCGGTCTCGACCATGAAGGTCGACCAGGTTGTGTACGCCCCGAGGAATCCGGTGGCGGCGAAGGGTCGGATGTACTCGGTCGGTTTGAGTCGTTCGAGTATCAGGACCAACAAGACCCCGAGTACGAAGCTGCCGCCGACGTTGATGATGAACGTTGAGAGCGGGAACGTCCCCGGCCGGCTCGTCACGGCCAGGCTGAGCTCGTAGCGAGCGCAGGCAC
This window contains:
- a CDS encoding CrcB family protein codes for the protein MIGLGGALGACARYELSLAVTSRPGTFPLSTFIINVGGSFVLGVLLVLILERLKPTEYIRPFAATGFLGAYTTWSTFMVETDDLIKSGRVILAAGYVTASLVAGLGAMYLGIMVVRTWPPVLGRPDRQGTR